TTCGGATTATTATTTTTATTTTTTTTTAATTTTCGCATGTAATTGAATATTATCGAATTATCTCATCAATCTTGGGGTTGGTCAGCAAACTAAGATAATTATTAATAGATCGATCAAAAAGGAGTGCTGCTATGGGGATTCGAACCCCAGTCGCGAGCGTGAGAGGCTCGCATGATTGGCCGGACTACACTATAGCAGCCTGCTCATCTAGGTGGGTGGTTCGTGCACTTAAATGTTGTTTTACGGGAGAATGATCTGGTTTTGATCCCGTTTTTTCTGATATCGCCACCATGCTCCCCCCCTATCATGAAACCAAAAAATTTTCATCAGGTAAAGGACGATACAAAAGATAATTAACCGTTGCATCACACGTATCTCGTTGATAGATATGGTCAATAACAGAAATGAACGAGCTGTATCAGAAGTGATGGGGACGATCCTGATGGTCGCTCTTGTAGTGATCCTTGCCGCGGTTATTGGTTCAATGGTGTTTGGTCTTGTTGGAATCATGAAGAATCCCAATCTTGTCGGAGTGTCCGCAGTCAAATTCAATACTACCCATGTCCTTGTGACATTCACTGGCGGAGAGAAAGCTGACCAGTTGTACAACCTGACTGTTTCGATGAATGGTGGTTCCCCACAACCCATGACCCAGGGAACCAAATCCATGACCGTGGGGAACTCATCCTTTTTCAGCGGTGCCACCTCCGGGAGCGATCATCTTGTTATCGTTGGGTATTTCGCTGACGGGACACAGCAGGTCATCATGGATACCTACCTGTAATTCCAACCCCCTGTTTTTTCCCGAAATTCGCAAAAAAAAGTTTGGATTGCATAACCCATTCTTATCCCCACCTCTTTATTATTCCAGACGACAATAACTGGAGACGAGTGGCAGCCAAACGATCCCTGTGCGATCGCCTTGTTGCCGGGGTGTCCTGATGAGTGGCCTTGAGGATCAGATCCGCGAACTGGAGGATGAGCTCCAGCGGACGCCCTACAATAAAGCCACGTCAAAGCATATCGGGAGGGTAAAGGCAAAGATCGCACGGCTGCGGGACGAGGCAGTCACCCGCGCGATGAAAGCCGGTGGGGGCGGCGAAGGGTACTCGGTCAAGAAATCAGGAGACGCGACTGCCGTGCTTGTCGGGTTCCCTTCGACAGGTAAGAGTACTCTGCTCAACCAGCTGACCGG
Above is a genomic segment from Methanoregula sp. containing:
- a CDS encoding type IV pilin N-terminal domain-containing protein, translated to MVNNRNERAVSEVMGTILMVALVVILAAVIGSMVFGLVGIMKNPNLVGVSAVKFNTTHVLVTFTGGEKADQLYNLTVSMNGGSPQPMTQGTKSMTVGNSSFFSGATSGSDHLVIVGYFADGTQQVIMDTYL